The following are encoded in a window of Lichenicola cladoniae genomic DNA:
- a CDS encoding aminopeptidase — protein MDTHVRPTHPVPLTHAAQLDRLAEISVRVGLNLAHGQELVITAPLDAAPLVRRITEHAYRAGATLVTTFYSDDESKLARFRFAPDDAFDVAAGWLADGTAQAFRGNAARLAITGENPSLLGGQDPDKVARANRANSRVNRPSLELITNFAINWNIVAYATPAWARTVFPNESEAVAVEKLWAAIFAASRTDGDDPVAAWAAHNATLATRGRSLNERNFSALHFRGPGTDLVVGLADGHLWAGGAEAAMNGIVCNPNIPTEEVFTTPHRARVDGFVRSTKPLSYQGTLIEDIMVRFEDGRIVEAHASRGENVLTRVLGTDEGASRLGEVALVPHSSPISQSGVLFQNTLFDENAASHLAVGQAYTKCLSNTEGQDAATLAARGANSSLIHIDWMIGSNEIDVDGITQSGDHQPVMRRGEWA, from the coding sequence ATGGACACGCATGTCAGACCCACGCACCCGGTGCCCCTGACCCATGCGGCGCAGCTCGACCGCCTGGCCGAAATCTCCGTCCGGGTCGGGCTGAACCTGGCGCACGGCCAGGAGCTGGTGATCACCGCACCACTGGATGCGGCACCGCTGGTGCGACGCATCACCGAACATGCGTATCGTGCAGGCGCCACGCTGGTGACCACCTTCTACAGCGACGACGAGAGCAAGCTCGCCCGCTTCAGGTTCGCGCCGGACGACGCGTTCGACGTCGCCGCCGGGTGGCTGGCGGACGGCACCGCGCAGGCGTTCCGCGGCAACGCGGCGCGGCTCGCCATCACCGGCGAGAACCCGTCGCTGCTGGGCGGGCAGGATCCGGACAAGGTGGCACGCGCCAACCGGGCCAATTCGCGCGTCAACCGGCCGTCCCTCGAGCTGATCACCAACTTCGCCATCAACTGGAACATCGTTGCCTATGCCACGCCGGCCTGGGCCAGGACGGTGTTCCCGAACGAGAGCGAGGCGGTTGCCGTCGAGAAATTGTGGGCGGCGATCTTTGCGGCGTCGCGCACCGATGGCGACGACCCCGTGGCGGCCTGGGCCGCGCATAATGCGACGCTGGCGACCCGGGGCCGCAGCCTGAACGAGCGCAATTTCTCGGCGCTGCATTTCCGTGGTCCGGGGACCGACCTGGTGGTCGGTCTGGCGGACGGGCATCTGTGGGCCGGCGGTGCCGAAGCGGCGATGAACGGCATCGTCTGCAACCCGAACATCCCGACCGAGGAGGTGTTCACCACCCCGCACCGAGCCCGCGTCGACGGGTTCGTGCGCAGCACCAAGCCGCTCTCGTATCAGGGCACGCTGATCGAGGACATCATGGTCCGGTTCGAGGATGGCCGGATCGTCGAGGCGCATGCGTCGCGCGGCGAGAACGTGCTGACCCGCGTGCTGGGCACCGACGAAGGTGCGTCCAGGCTCGGCGAGGTGGCCCTGGTGCCGCACTCGTCGCCGATCTCTCAAAGCGGCGTCCTGTTCCAGAACACGCTGTTCGACGAGAACGCCGCCAGCCACCTGGCGGTCGGGCAGGCCTACACCAAGTGCCTGAGCAATACCGAGGGGCAGGATGCCGCGACCCTGGCGGCACGCGGGGCCAACAGCAGCCTGATCCATATCGACTGGATGATCGGCTCGAACGAGATCGACGTGGACGGGATCACCCAGTCCGGCGACCATCAGCCGGTCATGCGGCGCGGCGAGTGGGCGTGA
- the rpe gene encoding ribulose-phosphate 3-epimerase, whose product MCASSIYPASASRRLIIAPSLLASDFGRAAEEVAAVEAAGADWLHLDVMDGHFVPNLSFGPQLIKALRPRSKLTFDVHLMIAPVDPYLAAFAEAGADHINLHIEAGPNTHRSLQVVKSLGLKAGIALNPATPADAVAPVLDIADLILVMTVNPGFGGQSFLHSQLAKIVRLRELVVATGRDIRIVVDGGIDVTTAAQCIAAGADTLVAGTSVFGQTNYAAAIAALRGN is encoded by the coding sequence ATGTGCGCTTCCTCGATCTATCCAGCTTCCGCGTCCAGGCGCCTGATCATCGCGCCGAGCCTTCTCGCCTCGGATTTCGGCCGGGCGGCCGAAGAGGTCGCCGCGGTCGAGGCGGCGGGGGCGGACTGGCTGCACCTGGACGTGATGGACGGGCATTTCGTGCCGAACCTGTCGTTCGGGCCGCAGCTCATCAAGGCGCTGCGTCCGCGCAGCAAGCTGACCTTCGACGTCCATCTGATGATCGCCCCGGTCGATCCGTACCTGGCTGCCTTTGCCGAGGCCGGCGCCGACCACATCAACCTGCATATCGAGGCCGGACCGAATACCCACCGCTCGCTGCAGGTGGTGAAGTCGCTGGGGCTCAAGGCTGGTATCGCGCTGAACCCGGCCACCCCCGCCGATGCGGTGGCGCCGGTGCTGGATATCGCCGACCTGATCCTGGTGATGACGGTCAATCCCGGTTTCGGCGGCCAGAGCTTCCTGCACAGCCAGCTTGCCAAGATCGTCCGGCTGCGCGAACTCGTGGTCGCGACCGGGCGGGACATCCGGATCGTGGTGGATGGCGGCATCGACGTGACGACCGCAGCCCAATGCATCGCCGCGGGGGCCGACACGCTGGTCGCCGGCACCTCGGTGTTCGGACAGACAAACTATGCAGCGGCGATCGCGGCGCTGCGTGGTAACTGA
- a CDS encoding glycosyltransferase family 4 protein — protein sequence MKILEITNVDFSLRHFLLPLMQGLRARGHEVVGVCADGPLLADVRADGFRVEALPMARSLSPVAQLRAFGALVRLIRAEQPDLVHAHMPISGVLARFAARLCGVRVIAYTCHGFLFNQPGRWPRRIVALVLEWCAGRVTDRFLTVSEEEARDARRLRIHSQAIAIGNGRPPARFHPDAQARTRLRAELGVPEATIVVIVVSRLVRHKGHPELLAAMEQVPNAELWVVGDRLPSDHGETLEAAFTAAAHADRLGTRLRRLGYRTDIADLLAAADIFALPSHFEGLPMSVIEAMLCGLPVIATDIRGPREQVVPEQTGLLVPPMAVAPLSAALRRLVADAPLRARMGEAGRIRACTLYDETLIVGRTLDLLGA from the coding sequence GTGAAGATCCTCGAGATCACCAACGTCGATTTCTCGCTGCGGCATTTCCTGCTGCCGCTGATGCAGGGCCTGCGTGCACGCGGTCACGAGGTGGTCGGGGTCTGTGCGGACGGGCCGTTGCTGGCCGATGTCCGTGCCGACGGGTTTCGCGTCGAGGCCTTGCCGATGGCCCGCAGCCTGTCGCCAGTCGCCCAGTTGCGCGCGTTTGGGGCGCTGGTGCGGCTGATCCGTGCGGAGCAGCCCGATCTGGTGCATGCGCACATGCCGATCAGCGGCGTGCTGGCCCGGTTTGCCGCCCGCCTGTGCGGGGTTCGGGTGATCGCCTACACGTGCCACGGCTTCCTGTTCAACCAGCCGGGAAGGTGGCCGCGCCGGATCGTGGCCCTCGTGCTGGAATGGTGCGCCGGACGGGTGACCGATCGCTTTCTCACCGTCTCGGAAGAGGAAGCCCGCGACGCCCGCCGGCTTCGCATCCATTCGCAGGCCATCGCGATCGGCAATGGCCGCCCGCCCGCCCGCTTCCACCCCGATGCGCAGGCGCGAACCCGGCTGCGCGCGGAACTGGGCGTTCCGGAGGCGACGATCGTGGTCATCGTCGTGTCCCGGCTGGTGCGCCACAAGGGCCATCCCGAATTGCTGGCGGCGATGGAACAGGTCCCGAACGCCGAACTCTGGGTTGTCGGGGACCGGCTGCCGTCGGACCATGGCGAGACCCTGGAAGCCGCCTTCACCGCTGCCGCGCATGCCGACCGGCTCGGAACCCGCCTGCGCCGGCTCGGCTATCGGACCGACATCGCCGACCTGCTGGCGGCTGCCGACATCTTTGCCCTGCCCAGCCATTTCGAGGGGCTGCCGATGTCGGTGATCGAGGCGATGCTATGCGGCTTGCCGGTCATCGCCACCGATATTCGCGGCCCCCGCGAGCAGGTGGTGCCGGAGCAAACCGGCCTTCTGGTGCCGCCGATGGCGGTGGCACCGCTCTCGGCGGCGCTCCGCCGGCTGGTGGCGGATGCGCCGCTGCGTGCTCGCATGGGCGAGGCCGGGCGTATCAGGGCCTGCACTCTCTATGACGAGACGCTGATCGTCGGCCGCACCCTGGATCTGCTCGGTGCCTAG
- a CDS encoding RsmB/NOP family class I SAM-dependent RNA methyltransferase — translation MNNRLSDAGSRKAGSDPTRTIAFDVLVAVTERRRTIEEALDHADPARPSGMAGAQVPSRDRAAAHRLAATVLRRMGTLEAVLEPFLAKAPPPRVKLALMMGAAQLLFLETPPHAAVGTVVSLMRERSLAPFAGLVNAVLRKVAGAGVAALDALDGPRLDVPAWLWSSWGGLARQIAEGLAREAPLDLTLRPGGATPEGGVLLPTGSVRLPAGTRVAELDGYAEGGFWVQDAAAAIPARLLAPQAGERIADLCAAPGGKTAQLASAGAQVFAVERDGNRLRRLRQNLTRLQLEAEIVEADALVWTPPELLDAILLDAPCSATGTARRHPDVLRLKRQSDIAGLVEGQDRLIEAAARMLRPGGRVVYAVCSLQPEEGDRRAEAAHRFGLSLEPFTTQELAALPEARTPEGWLRTHPGLWPELGGMDGFFAARFVRR, via the coding sequence ATGAACAACCGATTAAGCGATGCCGGCTCCCGCAAGGCCGGTTCCGATCCCACCCGCACGATCGCGTTCGACGTGCTGGTCGCTGTCACCGAACGACGGCGCACGATCGAGGAAGCGCTTGATCACGCCGATCCGGCCCGGCCTTCAGGGATGGCGGGCGCCCAGGTACCGTCGCGCGACCGTGCGGCGGCGCATCGTCTGGCCGCGACCGTGCTGCGTCGCATGGGCACCCTCGAGGCGGTGCTGGAGCCGTTCCTGGCCAAGGCGCCGCCGCCGCGCGTCAAGCTGGCGTTGATGATGGGCGCGGCCCAGTTGCTGTTCCTCGAAACCCCCCCGCATGCCGCGGTCGGCACGGTGGTGTCGCTGATGCGCGAGCGCAGCCTGGCGCCCTTCGCCGGCCTGGTGAACGCGGTTCTGCGCAAGGTTGCCGGCGCCGGGGTGGCGGCACTCGATGCACTCGACGGTCCAAGGCTGGACGTGCCCGCCTGGCTCTGGTCGTCCTGGGGCGGGCTTGCGCGGCAGATCGCCGAAGGCCTGGCGCGCGAGGCGCCGCTCGATCTCACCCTGCGGCCGGGCGGTGCGACGCCGGAGGGCGGGGTGCTGCTGCCGACCGGCTCGGTACGGCTGCCCGCCGGCACCCGCGTGGCCGAACTCGACGGCTATGCGGAGGGCGGCTTCTGGGTCCAGGACGCAGCCGCCGCCATTCCGGCCCGGCTGCTGGCGCCCCAGGCCGGCGAGCGCATCGCCGATCTCTGTGCGGCCCCCGGCGGCAAGACCGCCCAGCTCGCATCCGCCGGTGCGCAGGTGTTCGCGGTCGAACGCGACGGAAACCGCCTGCGCCGTTTGCGCCAGAACCTCACCCGCCTGCAGCTCGAGGCCGAGATCGTCGAAGCCGATGCCCTGGTCTGGACGCCGCCGGAGCTGCTCGACGCGATCCTGCTCGATGCGCCGTGCAGCGCCACCGGCACCGCGCGCCGCCATCCGGACGTGCTGCGCCTGAAGCGCCAGTCCGACATTGCGGGCCTGGTCGAGGGCCAGGACCGGCTGATCGAGGCGGCGGCGCGGATGCTGCGTCCGGGCGGGCGGGTGGTCTATGCGGTATGCTCGCTGCAACCGGAGGAAGGTGACCGGCGCGCCGAGGCCGCCCACCGGTTCGGACTGTCGCTGGAGCCGTTCACCACGCAGGAGTTGGCGGCACTGCCCGAGGCGCGGACGCCGGAAGGCTGGTTGCGAACCCATCCCGGCCTGTGGCCCGAACTTGGTGGCATGGATGGTTTCTTTGCCGCCCGGTTCGTGCGGCGCTGA
- a CDS encoding heparinase II/III family protein translates to MVVRRIARDARLSLARLPGLGGSRVPDAPSVSIRDLWPGDTGRGARLMKGELVFSGAISQLQPNRSVAATGTASQWNDLLVPPLLRAHAHGFSWLRDLRALGTDAGRLRARALASEWLARPPNDPVARTPYVVASRVTAWLTHYDFFAASADDAFRQRLMTRLMVDARALAADIPTAIHDHRALACLKGLLACAVAMPEQAGFLTRTMRHIGPEIGRQILPDGSHAERTPGAQFAALRELAEMRALMQTGQIAQPLALSAALDRMTPVLRALRHGDGGLALFNGSHEESPAQIDLVLSQATRGRLVAADMPDGGFIRIQSGRSLLLLDAGPPAPSGFDGDAHAGTLSFEMSVGRERLIVNCGAGVLPAWRDALRATAAHSTLVVCDTSSSEFRAGTVVRRPANVVIDHRQANGAHWLDLSQDGYVPGFGAVHQRRIYVADGGEDVRGEDMVTADNPVAFALRFHLHPTVKPVREGQDGSDEEGGAVLMTLPSGSVWRLRADSGRLSIEESIYLGGDSPARTSQIVVVPRAAAAKAAAPVADEAAADTEGAAPDEPVEAPDASAEVAPDEEKTRLQTIRWAISRVEG, encoded by the coding sequence ATGGTCGTACGCCGGATCGCACGTGACGCACGCCTCTCGCTAGCCCGGCTCCCCGGTCTCGGCGGCTCGCGGGTGCCGGACGCCCCGTCCGTCTCGATCCGTGACCTGTGGCCCGGCGATACCGGCCGCGGTGCCCGGCTGATGAAGGGCGAGCTGGTTTTTTCCGGCGCGATCAGCCAGCTCCAGCCGAACCGCTCGGTTGCCGCCACGGGCACCGCCAGCCAGTGGAACGACCTCCTGGTGCCGCCGCTGCTGCGGGCGCATGCGCACGGCTTTTCCTGGCTGCGCGACCTCCGGGCACTCGGCACCGATGCCGGCCGGCTCCGCGCCCGTGCCCTGGCTTCGGAATGGCTGGCGCGCCCACCGAACGACCCGGTCGCCCGCACGCCCTACGTGGTGGCATCCCGCGTCACCGCCTGGCTCACCCATTACGATTTCTTCGCGGCCTCTGCCGACGACGCCTTCCGCCAGCGGCTGATGACCCGGCTGATGGTCGATGCCCGGGCCCTGGCCGCCGATATCCCGACCGCGATCCATGACCACCGCGCCCTAGCCTGCCTGAAGGGGTTGCTCGCCTGTGCGGTGGCGATGCCCGAGCAGGCCGGCTTCCTGACCCGGACCATGCGGCATATCGGCCCGGAGATCGGCCGCCAGATCCTGCCCGACGGCAGCCATGCCGAGCGCACCCCGGGGGCGCAATTCGCCGCTTTGCGCGAACTCGCCGAGATGCGGGCGCTGATGCAGACCGGGCAGATCGCGCAACCTCTGGCGCTCTCAGCTGCCCTCGACCGCATGACCCCGGTGCTGCGCGCGTTGCGTCACGGCGATGGCGGCCTGGCGCTGTTCAACGGCAGCCACGAGGAAAGCCCGGCGCAGATCGACCTGGTGCTGTCGCAGGCGACGCGGGGCCGTCTGGTCGCCGCCGATATGCCCGATGGCGGCTTCATCCGCATCCAGTCCGGGCGCAGCCTGCTGCTGCTCGATGCAGGCCCGCCGGCGCCGTCCGGCTTCGATGGCGACGCGCATGCCGGAACCCTGTCGTTCGAGATGTCGGTCGGCCGCGAACGCCTGATCGTCAATTGCGGCGCCGGCGTGCTGCCCGCCTGGCGCGACGCCCTGCGTGCGACGGCTGCCCATTCGACCCTTGTCGTGTGCGATACCAGTTCATCGGAGTTCCGGGCGGGGACGGTGGTGCGGCGTCCGGCCAACGTGGTCATCGATCACCGGCAGGCGAACGGGGCGCATTGGCTGGATCTGAGCCAGGACGGCTACGTGCCCGGCTTCGGCGCGGTGCATCAGCGGCGCATCTATGTCGCCGACGGCGGTGAGGATGTGCGCGGCGAGGACATGGTCACCGCCGACAATCCGGTGGCGTTCGCCCTGCGCTTCCACCTGCATCCGACCGTCAAACCGGTGCGCGAAGGCCAGGACGGTTCGGACGAGGAGGGCGGTGCCGTGCTGATGACGCTGCCGTCCGGTTCGGTATGGCGTCTGCGTGCCGATAGCGGCCGGCTGAGCATCGAGGAAAGCATCTATCTCGGTGGGGATAGCCCCGCTCGGACGTCGCAGATCGTGGTCGTGCCGCGCGCTGCGGCCGCCAAGGCTGCTGCTCCGGTCGCTGACGAGGCTGCCGCCGACACTGAGGGTGCCGCCCCGGACGAGCCGGTGGAAGCACCCGATGCCTCGGCCGAGGTCGCGCCCGACGAGGAGAAAACCAGGCTGCAGACGATCCGCTGGGCGATCAGCCGCGTCGAGGGCTGA
- a CDS encoding pyridoxal-phosphate-dependent aminotransferase family protein: MTSTPTASPSSFGEIDPPPRLLMGPGPVNAHPRVLRAMSAQLLGQFDPEFTTYMNETMALYRQVFQTRNRWTFLIDGTARAAIEAALVSLLEPGDAIVVLSAGRFGLLLREIAERCGAEVTMVEGEWGGIVTPAAVEAAVARVRPRVVAAVFGDTSTTIAQPMHEIGRICARHGAMLYLDATATLAGMDVPVDEWGADVVTAGLQKCLGGPSGSAPVTISDQAAARIASRRHVEQGIASGADRPAGGRRIASNYFDLAMIMDYWSERRLNHHTEATTMLYGARECARLVMEEGLVDRIARHRLAGEAMRAGLQAMGLTLFGDQAYAMHNVTGIEIPDGVDGERVRLRMRVQFGIEIGSSFGPLAGRIWRIGTMGYNCRQDTVMATLAALEAVLRGEGVRVPSGEAVDAALARYASA, translated from the coding sequence ATGACCTCAACCCCGACTGCCTCGCCATCGTCTTTCGGCGAGATCGACCCGCCGCCGCGCCTGCTGATGGGGCCTGGGCCGGTGAATGCGCATCCGCGCGTGCTGCGGGCGATGTCGGCGCAGTTGCTGGGCCAGTTCGATCCCGAATTCACCACCTACATGAACGAGACCATGGCGCTGTATCGCCAGGTGTTCCAGACGCGGAACCGCTGGACCTTCCTGATCGACGGCACCGCGCGGGCCGCGATCGAGGCCGCCCTGGTGTCGCTGCTGGAACCAGGTGATGCGATCGTCGTGCTGAGCGCCGGTCGGTTCGGGCTGCTGCTGCGCGAGATCGCCGAGCGCTGCGGTGCCGAGGTGACGATGGTCGAGGGCGAGTGGGGCGGGATCGTCACGCCTGCAGCGGTCGAGGCGGCGGTGGCCCGGGTGCGGCCGCGGGTGGTGGCGGCGGTGTTCGGCGACACCTCGACCACGATCGCCCAGCCGATGCACGAGATCGGCCGGATCTGCGCCCGGCATGGTGCGATGCTCTACTTGGATGCGACGGCGACCCTGGCGGGCATGGATGTTCCGGTCGACGAGTGGGGGGCGGATGTGGTCACCGCCGGGTTGCAGAAATGCCTCGGCGGCCCGTCCGGCTCGGCGCCGGTCACCATCTCGGACCAGGCGGCCGCGCGCATCGCCTCGCGCCGCCATGTCGAGCAGGGGATAGCCTCGGGCGCCGACCGTCCTGCCGGTGGACGGCGCATTGCCTCGAACTACTTCGACCTGGCGATGATCATGGATTACTGGTCCGAGCGGCGGCTGAACCACCATACCGAAGCGACGACCATGCTGTACGGCGCCCGTGAATGCGCCCGGCTGGTGATGGAGGAGGGCCTTGTCGACCGCATCGCCCGGCATCGCCTGGCCGGCGAGGCGATGAGGGCCGGCCTGCAGGCCATGGGGCTGACCCTGTTCGGCGACCAGGCGTACGCCATGCACAACGTCACCGGCATCGAGATCCCGGACGGGGTCGATGGCGAGCGGGTGCGCCTCAGGATGCGGGTGCAGTTCGGGATCGAGATCGGCAGTTCGTTCGGCCCGCTGGCGGGGCGGATCTGGCGCATCGGCACGATGGGCTACAACTGCAGGCAGGATACCGTGATGGCCACGTTGGCAGCGCTCGAGGCAGTCCTGCGTGGCGAAGGGGTCAGGGTGCCATCGGGCGAGGCTGTGGATGCAGCACTCGCCCGATACGCGTCGGCCTGA
- a CDS encoding potassium transporter Kup — protein MSDVAGASGAAPSGSATGGAAAGVHDSTTEPAPGTGHGGKRNRAVTIGSLLAVLGVVYGDIGTSPLYALKATLQIVSPHANAVTRWEVLGLESLIFWSLVLVVTIKYVTLIMRADNNGEGGILALMALAQRVSPGPQMRRILGFVGIIGACLFFGDGTITPAISVLSAVEGLEVSMPSAAEVVLPIAVVVIVALFSMQWRGTGSVGRIFGPIMLLWFVSIGILGAVQVARFPFVLQALLPHHAAIFIWHHGWLAFVALGAVVLAVTGAEALYADMGHFGRRPIRVAWLGLVLPALALNYLGQGALIIEHPGAMANPFFLLCPHWLRLPMVILATMATVIASQAMITGAYSIARQMVQLGYFPRMRVLHTNADEEGQIYVPQVNWALLVGVLVLVLSFRSSDALASAYGIAVTGTFMCTCVLAMVVFRRIYRWSKFAALGTFGTFFVIDGVFFAANALKIPQGGWVPLMLGTVLATLMTTWKTGRGLILARWKQDSLPLASFLARLPQSRTLRVPGIAIFLTANADFVPASLLHNLKHNKVLHERILFVTAQNLDQPEADAGGRMMVEEMAPGIHRVTLRYGFMESPNLPRALEELRAHGVAFDPMQASYFVNREVLVRAAIPKMPLWRMSLFLVMARNAVPAIEFFRIPSDRVVELGVRVAI, from the coding sequence ATGAGTGATGTCGCCGGAGCTTCTGGCGCGGCCCCGTCTGGCTCTGCCACTGGCGGCGCCGCGGCCGGTGTTCATGACAGTACGACCGAGCCGGCACCCGGTACCGGTCATGGCGGGAAGCGCAATCGTGCCGTCACGATCGGCTCGCTGCTCGCGGTGCTGGGCGTCGTTTACGGCGATATCGGCACAAGCCCGCTCTATGCGCTGAAGGCCACGCTGCAGATCGTCAGCCCGCATGCGAATGCGGTCACCCGCTGGGAGGTGCTCGGCCTCGAGAGCCTGATCTTCTGGTCGCTGGTCCTTGTCGTCACCATCAAATACGTCACGTTGATCATGCGTGCGGACAATAACGGCGAGGGCGGCATCCTGGCGCTGATGGCGCTTGCCCAGCGCGTGTCCCCCGGGCCGCAGATGCGGCGCATCCTCGGCTTCGTTGGCATCATCGGCGCCTGTCTGTTCTTCGGCGACGGAACCATCACGCCGGCGATCTCCGTGCTGTCGGCGGTCGAGGGGCTCGAGGTCAGCATGCCCAGCGCCGCCGAGGTGGTGCTGCCGATCGCCGTTGTGGTCATCGTGGCGCTGTTCAGCATGCAGTGGCGCGGGACCGGCAGCGTCGGCCGGATATTCGGGCCGATCATGCTGCTCTGGTTCGTCAGCATCGGCATCCTTGGTGCAGTTCAGGTGGCGCGGTTTCCCTTCGTGCTGCAGGCGCTGCTGCCGCATCACGCCGCGATCTTCATCTGGCACCATGGTTGGCTCGCCTTCGTCGCACTCGGCGCGGTGGTGCTGGCGGTGACCGGTGCCGAGGCGCTTTATGCCGACATGGGCCATTTCGGGCGCAGGCCGATCAGGGTCGCCTGGCTCGGCCTCGTCCTGCCCGCGCTGGCCCTCAACTATCTTGGCCAGGGCGCACTCATCATCGAGCATCCGGGCGCGATGGCGAACCCGTTCTTCCTGCTGTGCCCGCACTGGCTGCGCCTGCCGATGGTCATCCTGGCTACAATGGCCACCGTCATCGCCAGCCAGGCGATGATCACCGGCGCCTACTCCATCGCCCGCCAGATGGTGCAGCTCGGCTACTTCCCGCGGATGCGCGTGCTGCACACCAATGCCGACGAGGAAGGCCAGATCTATGTGCCACAGGTGAACTGGGCGCTGCTGGTCGGCGTGCTGGTGCTGGTGCTGTCGTTCCGGTCCTCGGATGCGCTGGCCTCCGCCTACGGCATCGCGGTGACCGGCACCTTCATGTGCACCTGCGTGCTGGCGATGGTGGTATTCCGCCGGATCTACCGCTGGTCGAAGTTCGCCGCCCTGGGGACGTTCGGCACCTTCTTCGTGATCGACGGCGTCTTCTTTGCCGCCAATGCACTCAAGATCCCGCAGGGCGGCTGGGTGCCTTTAATGCTTGGCACGGTGCTGGCCACCCTGATGACGACATGGAAAACCGGTCGCGGCCTGATCCTGGCGCGCTGGAAGCAGGACAGCCTGCCGCTCGCCTCGTTCCTGGCGCGCCTGCCGCAGTCGCGCACCCTGCGCGTGCCCGGCATCGCCATCTTCCTGACAGCGAACGCCGACTTCGTCCCGGCCTCGCTGCTGCACAACCTGAAGCATAACAAGGTGCTGCACGAGCGCATCCTGTTCGTCACCGCCCAGAACCTGGACCAGCCGGAAGCCGACGCCGGCGGCCGCATGATGGTCGAGGAGATGGCGCCGGGGATCCACCGGGTGACGCTTCGGTACGGCTTCATGGAAAGCCCGAACCTGCCGCGTGCGCTCGAGGAGCTTCGCGCGCACGGCGTCGCGTTCGACCCGATGCAGGCGTCCTACTTCGTCAACCGCGAAGTTCTCGTGCGGGCGGCGATCCCGAAGATGCCGCTCTGGCGGATGTCGCTGTTCCTGGTCATGGCGCGCAACGCGGTGCCGGCGATCGAATTCTTTCGTATTCCGTCCGATCGCGTGGTGGAGCTCGGCGTCCGCGTCGCCATCTGA
- a CDS encoding YggS family pyridoxal phosphate-dependent enzyme has protein sequence MVDPDQPDPRIGAALDHIRNRIAHAARESGRDPAGVTLVAVSKTHPASAVAAALAFGQIVFGENRVQEAQGKFPELRTARSGRGEPGPLLHLIGPLQTNKVADAVQLADVIETLDRPRLADAIEAAAQKAGRMPELLIQVNIGEEPQKAGIAPDQADHFIEACHRRFGDALTGLMAIPPADIDPAPFFRRLVAMADRHGLARRSMGMSGDFEQAIAMGATSVRIGTAIFGGRPAPASTASPDTMPAGSGSRLASLPD, from the coding sequence ATGGTCGACCCGGACCAGCCCGACCCGCGGATCGGCGCGGCACTGGACCATATTCGCAACCGGATCGCGCACGCTGCACGGGAAAGCGGACGTGATCCTGCCGGCGTGACGCTGGTGGCGGTTTCCAAGACCCATCCCGCCTCGGCGGTGGCGGCGGCACTGGCATTCGGCCAGATCGTGTTCGGCGAGAACCGTGTGCAGGAAGCCCAGGGCAAGTTCCCCGAACTGCGGACTGCACGATCCGGGCGCGGCGAGCCCGGTCCGCTGCTGCACCTGATCGGTCCGCTGCAGACCAACAAGGTCGCGGATGCAGTGCAGCTTGCCGACGTGATCGAGACGCTGGACCGCCCACGCCTGGCGGACGCGATCGAGGCAGCTGCACAGAAGGCCGGCCGCATGCCGGAGTTGCTGATCCAGGTGAATATCGGCGAGGAACCGCAGAAGGCCGGCATCGCGCCGGACCAGGCCGACCACTTCATCGAAGCCTGCCACCGGCGCTTCGGCGACGCCCTCACCGGGCTGATGGCGATCCCGCCGGCCGATATCGATCCGGCGCCGTTCTTTCGCCGGCTGGTGGCCATGGCGGACCGGCACGGACTGGCCCGGCGCTCGATGGGCATGTCGGGCGATTTCGAGCAGGCAATCGCGATGGGAGCGACCTCGGTCCGGATCGGGACCGCGATCTTCGGCGGCCGGCCGGCCCCGGCATCGACTGCTTCGCCGGACACAATGCCGGCCGGCTCCGGAAGCCGGCTTGCGTCGCTGCCGGACTAG